In Bacteroidia bacterium, a genomic segment contains:
- a CDS encoding tetratricopeptide repeat protein, with translation MYKLLFLFLLLGFQIGMAQPSAKSALTTRDKVEITYKAEAIVRELENLMNVISNSDLYKSEIDDLISFSYGESNNKIFYNDKITVEDDIDPIAHDSKSSRDVSIRQYLGDLNLLYNKSEDRSITFSDLKVSRVYEVEYVYVRVYFESEFSNSHKTVKNAYQRTRRVAEVRAEQQGKQWEAQIVSIVFFDEAEPIEPADYQAENPAPELAKNTRTAADSVSVNQKMIDEAEKQRKLQEELFEKMMVEVRRLAEKEEEQKKEASKKLIEEGDQAFAEGDYPQALRTYREAKLINPYQTVAFSKINRTQKAIENQKKREEQAEKYYNDLVKDADYAFKIRDFQTSIKLLREAKTLRPGEDKIATRLRETEQLVIPLSTLEAKYKAGDYNGALKDYTKAIKTEPENPDLYLGRGKCYLKLDKGKQAFADFNKTIELYPNYREAYILRAGIHQQELNYPLSIADLSMALTLESRDASLYVQRSFVHQLAGNPEEAIADYTWAIGVDSLQGQLYIDRGILYRKAEKMPEAIADFSRAVRIAPELADGWYQRGLCRISQGEIEKAASDFQQAREQDIDPSAWQNVINIASGHYNTGKAYFNSGNFDDAIVSLTHAVTLLPEYTEAWYARGESFEKKADIPAANKNYTEAVTHDSTYFMAYYRKGVNLIGMEAYDEAVRELEKATKTKPDYFPAFVSLGDAYRFQKQYSEALNAYTQALQLKADSPETHFYAGRMQAELNNFPAAIESYSIAIRQHPTFAEAFYHRGLAYNTAKDDRRAIADFSTAIKENPAYAAASYERGILYYKNNNFSGAVSDFTQAINNQSKEADVYLLRGKAQEALKLYAKALEDYQKMAQTESGSVDLYTRMGNMCLFLSKWAEGRSYFEKALAIETQNPQALYGLGSTYAGENQPAPAIEWLSKAYQTGTFTAKELKTHTWLKSLKKESGYKEIAKKYLK, from the coding sequence ATGTACAAATTACTCTTCCTGTTCTTGCTTTTGGGTTTCCAGATTGGCATGGCTCAACCCTCCGCAAAATCAGCCCTTACCACCCGGGATAAGGTAGAAATTACTTACAAGGCTGAAGCTATTGTAAGAGAATTGGAAAACCTTATGAATGTTATTTCCAACTCCGACCTCTACAAATCTGAAATTGACGATCTGATTTCCTTCAGCTATGGCGAATCCAACAACAAAATTTTCTACAACGACAAAATCACTGTGGAAGATGATATTGATCCGATAGCACATGACAGCAAATCTTCCCGCGATGTATCGATCCGGCAGTACCTTGGCGACCTCAATCTTCTCTACAACAAAAGTGAAGATCGATCGATCACCTTCTCCGATCTTAAAGTTTCCCGGGTTTATGAAGTAGAATATGTATATGTCAGAGTATATTTTGAAAGTGAGTTTTCCAATTCCCACAAAACCGTCAAAAATGCCTACCAGCGTACCCGAAGAGTCGCAGAGGTACGGGCAGAACAACAGGGAAAACAGTGGGAAGCCCAGATCGTCAGCATTGTCTTTTTTGACGAAGCGGAGCCTATCGAACCGGCAGACTATCAGGCCGAGAACCCTGCACCCGAATTGGCTAAAAATACCCGTACCGCAGCTGATTCAGTCTCTGTAAATCAGAAAATGATCGATGAAGCTGAAAAACAGCGGAAACTGCAGGAAGAGCTTTTCGAAAAAATGATGGTCGAAGTGCGCCGCCTTGCAGAAAAGGAAGAAGAGCAAAAGAAAGAAGCGAGCAAAAAACTTATCGAAGAAGGTGACCAGGCATTTGCGGAAGGTGATTACCCTCAGGCACTGAGAACCTACCGTGAAGCAAAACTCATTAATCCCTACCAAACCGTAGCTTTCTCCAAAATCAACCGAACACAAAAAGCCATTGAGAATCAGAAAAAAAGAGAAGAGCAGGCGGAAAAGTATTACAACGATCTGGTTAAAGATGCAGATTATGCCTTCAAAATCAGAGATTTTCAGACATCTATCAAACTGCTTCGCGAAGCCAAAACGCTTCGCCCAGGCGAAGACAAAATCGCCACACGCCTGAGGGAAACCGAGCAACTGGTGATTCCCCTGAGCACACTCGAAGCCAAATACAAGGCAGGTGATTACAATGGCGCATTAAAAGATTATACAAAAGCAATCAAAACTGAGCCGGAAAACCCCGATCTCTATCTGGGCAGAGGAAAATGTTATCTGAAACTCGACAAAGGGAAACAGGCTTTTGCAGACTTCAACAAGACCATCGAATTATATCCCAACTACCGGGAGGCTTATATCCTCCGGGCAGGCATTCATCAGCAGGAGCTCAATTACCCCCTTTCCATTGCAGATCTCAGCATGGCGCTGACCCTTGAAAGTCGCGACGCCAGTCTATATGTGCAGCGATCTTTTGTCCACCAACTGGCGGGCAATCCGGAGGAAGCCATAGCTGATTATACCTGGGCTATTGGCGTAGACTCCCTTCAGGGGCAATTATATATCGATCGCGGCATCCTGTACCGTAAAGCAGAAAAAATGCCTGAAGCGATTGCCGATTTTTCACGTGCCGTGCGAATCGCACCAGAACTTGCCGATGGCTGGTATCAGAGGGGGCTTTGCCGGATCAGCCAGGGTGAAATAGAAAAAGCAGCCAGCGATTTCCAGCAGGCCAGAGAACAGGACATCGATCCCTCCGCCTGGCAAAATGTCATTAATATCGCCTCGGGGCATTACAATACAGGAAAGGCTTATTTTAACTCCGGCAATTTTGACGATGCCATTGTGTCTCTCACACATGCGGTTACCCTCCTTCCCGAATACACGGAGGCCTGGTACGCCCGCGGAGAAAGTTTTGAAAAGAAGGCGGATATTCCGGCTGCAAACAAAAACTATACAGAAGCCGTGACCCATGACTCAACCTATTTTATGGCTTACTACCGCAAAGGGGTCAACCTCATTGGGATGGAAGCCTATGACGAGGCCGTAAGGGAACTGGAAAAAGCGACAAAAACAAAACCAGACTATTTCCCCGCATTTGTATCATTGGGCGATGCCTACCGGTTTCAAAAACAATATTCTGAGGCCCTGAACGCTTACACTCAGGCACTACAACTCAAAGCAGACTCACCGGAAACCCATTTTTATGCAGGCAGAATGCAGGCAGAACTCAACAATTTCCCGGCGGCCATTGAAAGTTATAGCATCGCTATTCGCCAGCATCCTACTTTTGCAGAGGCATTTTATCACCGGGGACTGGCGTATAATACAGCCAAAGATGACCGAAGAGCAATTGCAGATTTCTCCACAGCCATTAAGGAAAATCCAGCCTATGCTGCGGCATCTTATGAAAGGGGAATCTTGTATTATAAAAATAATAACTTCAGTGGCGCTGTAAGCGATTTTACCCAGGCGATTAATAATCAATCCAAAGAAGCCGATGTATATCTCTTGAGAGGAAAAGCTCAGGAAGCGCTGAAGTTATACGCCAAAGCGCTGGAAGACTATCAAAAAATGGCTCAAACCGAATCCGGAAGTGTAGATCTTTATACCCGTATGGGCAATATGTGTCTGTTTCTATCAAAATGGGCAGAAGGCAGAAGTTATTTTGAAAAGGCCCTGGCAATCGAAACACAAAATCCTCAGGCTTTGTATGGATTGGGCAGCACCTATGCAGGAGAAAACCAACCCGCACCCGCCATCGAATGGCTCAGCAAGGCTTATCAAACCGGTACATTTACAGCCAAAGAACTCAAAACCCATACCTGGCTGAAATCGCTCAAAAAAGAAAGCGGCTATAAAGAAATAGCCAAAAAATATCTGAAATAA
- a CDS encoding family 10 glycosylhydrolase → MLSFPKKFMFRLLHLLSLLLLSVFFCLQGYPQPPKREFRGVWIATVKNIDWPYSTQSLGEEQKDNLRDLIAFHHNNGMNAVIFQVRPSSDAFYNSRFEPWSEWLTGQQGQAPSPLYDPLQLAIDEAHSRGMALHAWFNPYRAVMDWKPNKSLAPTHIARLKPEWMLQYGNNLYFDPGIPEARDYVVNVIMDVVQRYDIDAVHFDDYFYPYQITGTDFPDTLSYKTYGSGFPDKNAWRRNNVTDFVHMLRDSMLVYKPEVLFGISPFGVWRNKDMDANGSATRAGQTSYDHLYADILLWLKNGWIDYVAPQIYWSIGYPPAAFDILAEWWDSHSYGKHVYIGHAPYKVGNNTDTNWNNPSEIPSQIRMTRYLPNIQGSIYFSSKRLEENPLGVTDSLTSNYYHYPALLPEIRWVDDEAPKPLPEGLDPVSGKEGIILRWNPPAEDGAKYFGIYRKRGADSPEIIPENLIRVINPQEGSFLDRDTRFLRRYSYTLTGLDRFHNESEPISHETQIRWSGWFIGRKFPKKK, encoded by the coding sequence ATGCTTAGCTTTCCCAAAAAGTTTATGTTTCGGCTTTTACACCTCCTTTCACTGCTTTTGCTCTCGGTATTTTTTTGTCTTCAGGGATACCCGCAGCCGCCCAAACGTGAATTTCGGGGCGTATGGATTGCGACGGTTAAAAATATTGACTGGCCTTACTCCACGCAATCCCTGGGAGAAGAACAAAAAGACAACCTCCGCGATCTGATAGCGTTTCATCACAACAATGGAATGAATGCGGTCATCTTTCAGGTCAGGCCGTCATCAGATGCCTTTTATAATTCCCGGTTTGAACCCTGGTCAGAATGGCTTACCGGCCAGCAGGGACAGGCGCCTTCCCCGCTTTATGACCCGCTCCAACTGGCCATTGATGAAGCACATTCCAGGGGAATGGCACTCCACGCCTGGTTTAACCCCTATCGGGCTGTAATGGACTGGAAACCCAATAAATCATTGGCACCCACCCATATTGCCCGGCTCAAGCCTGAGTGGATGCTGCAATATGGCAATAATCTCTATTTTGACCCGGGAATTCCGGAGGCCAGAGATTATGTCGTCAATGTCATCATGGATGTCGTACAACGTTATGATATCGATGCCGTGCACTTTGATGATTATTTTTACCCCTATCAAATTACGGGAACCGATTTTCCCGATACGCTGAGCTATAAAACCTATGGCAGTGGGTTTCCGGATAAAAATGCCTGGAGAAGGAATAATGTAACAGATTTTGTCCACATGCTTCGGGACAGCATGCTGGTTTACAAACCGGAAGTGTTGTTTGGTATCAGCCCGTTTGGGGTCTGGAGAAATAAAGATATGGACGCAAACGGATCAGCCACCCGTGCTGGCCAGACCAGCTACGACCATCTGTATGCAGATATTCTCCTTTGGCTTAAAAATGGATGGATTGATTATGTTGCCCCCCAGATTTATTGGAGTATCGGATACCCGCCGGCCGCATTTGATATCCTCGCCGAATGGTGGGATTCACATAGTTATGGAAAACATGTATATATCGGCCATGCGCCTTACAAGGTGGGCAATAATACCGACACCAACTGGAACAACCCCTCCGAAATCCCCAGTCAGATACGTATGACCCGTTATCTGCCCAACATCCAGGGAAGTATTTATTTTAGCTCAAAAAGACTGGAAGAAAATCCCCTGGGAGTAACGGACTCTCTGACAAGCAATTATTACCACTACCCCGCCCTCCTTCCCGAAATCCGCTGGGTAGATGATGAAGCCCCCAAACCCCTGCCGGAAGGACTGGATCCTGTTTCCGGCAAAGAAGGAATCATCCTGAGATGGAATCCCCCGGCAGAAGACGGTGCCAAATATTTTGGTATTTACCGAAAAAGAGGCGCCGATTCACCCGAAATTATTCCGGAAAACCTGATCCGGGTTATCAATCCGCAGGAAGGCTCTTTCCTCGACCGCGATACGCGTTTTCTGAGAAGATATAGCTATACACTTACCGGACTCGACCGCTTTCACAATGAAAGCGAACCTATCAGCCACGAAACTCAAATCAGATGGAGTGGTTGGTTTATTGGAAGAAAATTCCCAAAAAAGAAATAA
- the murQ gene encoding N-acetylmuramic acid 6-phosphate etherase gives MKTTEQPSHYDRLEQMSTRDLLANINREDRKVPEIIGEILPQIEAVVDAVYAKMKDGGRLFYIGSGTSGRLGIVDASECPPTYGVPHGWVVGLIAGGNSAILKAVEYAEDSTTQGWEDLRAHQVSSHDFVIGITASGTTPYVLAAMDACSAHGIQTAGISCNQNAALSARVNFPVEAVVGPEFVTGSTRMKAGTAQKLILNMISTSVMVKLGRVRGNKMVDMQLTNVKLVDRGTKMVSEATGLAYDAARELLLKHGNVRDAVDAFAGK, from the coding sequence ATGAAAACCACCGAACAACCCTCCCACTACGACCGTCTGGAACAAATGTCCACCCGCGACCTGCTGGCAAATATTAATCGTGAGGACCGGAAAGTACCGGAAATCATTGGTGAAATATTGCCACAGATCGAAGCCGTTGTGGATGCCGTATATGCCAAAATGAAGGATGGCGGCAGGCTGTTTTACATTGGCAGCGGTACCTCCGGGCGATTGGGAATTGTAGATGCCTCCGAATGCCCGCCTACGTATGGTGTACCCCACGGTTGGGTGGTAGGGTTGATCGCCGGTGGAAACAGTGCCATTCTCAAAGCAGTGGAATACGCAGAAGACAGCACCACCCAGGGCTGGGAAGATTTGCGTGCCCATCAGGTCAGTAGCCATGACTTTGTCATCGGTATTACCGCATCGGGAACTACCCCATACGTACTGGCGGCCATGGATGCATGCAGCGCACATGGCATCCAGACCGCAGGCATATCCTGCAACCAAAACGCGGCACTCTCTGCCCGTGTCAATTTTCCTGTAGAAGCAGTGGTAGGGCCGGAATTTGTAACCGGCAGTACCCGCATGAAAGCAGGAACCGCCCAGAAGCTCATTCTCAATATGATTTCCACTTCTGTCATGGTCAAATTGGGAAGAGTGCGGGGAAACAAAATGGTAGATATGCAACTGACCAATGTAAAGCTTGTTGACAGAGGTACTAAAATGGTTTCAGAAGCGACCGGACTGGCATACGATGCCGCCAGAGAATTGCTGCTCAAACATGGAAATGTGCGCGATGCAGTAGATGCTTTTGCAGGAAAATAA
- the nagB gene encoding glucosamine-6-phosphate deaminase, translating into MIQTAYPSVYQYEKIPTRIYDDSASASKEVAQQIANIIRHKAKKGEMAVLGLATGSTPTGVYNELVRMHKEEGLSFKNVATFNLDEYFPMAPTALQSYHRFMYEYLFNHIDIEKTNVHIPDGTLPMEEISAFCENYEKQIEAMGGLDLQILGIGRSGHIGFNEPGSALSSRTRLIALDQITVRDAASDFFAQENVPRRAITMGVGTIMEAKSVILMAWGEGKAPVIKKTVEGPVTELIPATFLQKHPNAQIILDSAAGAELTRLKAPWLVGPCEWTDKLIRVAVVWLCQQVKKPILKLTDEDYNEHGMGELVADHGPAYDINIKVFNELQHTITGWPGGKPNADDTFRPERKGPFPKRVVIFSPHPDDDVISMGGTFIRLVDQGHEVHVAYQTSGNIAVFDDAAIRFIDFAVDFSEKFKQDHERIAKMYKESREFLANKKPGQPDSEDIKHIKGLIRRGEAKSGCRYCGIPDENAHFLDLPFYETGTVTKKPLGEEDIQITVDLLRKIKPHQIYAAGDLSDPHGTHRVCLDAIFRAIERLKHEDWMKDCWVWLYRGAWQEWGIEDIEMAVPISPIELRRKRNAIFKHQSQKDSALFPGSDPREFWQRAEDRNRRTAKIYDELGLPEYEAIEAFVRYKF; encoded by the coding sequence ATGATACAAACCGCTTATCCTTCCGTCTATCAGTACGAAAAAATCCCCACGCGTATCTACGATGACTCCGCGTCTGCTTCCAAAGAGGTCGCCCAGCAAATCGCCAACATTATCCGCCATAAAGCCAAGAAAGGCGAAATGGCTGTTTTGGGCCTGGCCACCGGTTCTACCCCTACCGGCGTGTACAACGAGCTGGTGCGAATGCACAAAGAAGAAGGTCTCTCCTTTAAAAATGTAGCGACTTTCAACCTCGATGAATATTTCCCGATGGCACCTACAGCGCTGCAGAGCTACCACCGGTTTATGTACGAGTACCTTTTCAACCATATCGATATTGAAAAAACCAATGTCCATATTCCCGACGGAACCCTGCCGATGGAAGAAATTTCAGCTTTTTGTGAAAACTACGAAAAGCAAATTGAAGCCATGGGTGGCCTGGATCTTCAGATTCTGGGAATCGGACGTTCGGGCCATATTGGATTTAACGAACCGGGTTCTGCCCTTAGTTCTCGTACCCGACTGATAGCCCTGGATCAAATCACCGTCCGCGATGCTGCCAGTGATTTTTTTGCCCAGGAAAATGTGCCCCGCAGAGCCATCACCATGGGGGTAGGCACGATCATGGAGGCCAAATCAGTAATTCTCATGGCCTGGGGTGAAGGAAAAGCACCCGTAATCAAAAAAACCGTCGAAGGCCCGGTTACGGAACTCATTCCGGCAACTTTCCTTCAGAAACATCCCAATGCGCAGATTATCTTAGACAGCGCCGCTGGCGCAGAGCTCACCCGCCTCAAAGCGCCATGGCTCGTAGGGCCCTGCGAGTGGACCGACAAACTTATCCGCGTTGCCGTTGTCTGGCTTTGCCAGCAAGTGAAAAAGCCTATCCTCAAACTTACTGACGAAGATTATAACGAACATGGAATGGGCGAACTGGTGGCAGACCACGGACCAGCTTATGACATCAATATCAAAGTATTCAACGAACTCCAGCACACCATCACCGGTTGGCCGGGTGGAAAACCCAATGCAGACGATACTTTCCGGCCGGAGAGAAAAGGGCCATTCCCCAAACGAGTGGTCATATTCAGCCCCCACCCCGACGATGATGTGATTTCTATGGGGGGTACATTTATTCGCCTCGTAGACCAGGGACATGAAGTTCATGTCGCTTATCAAACTTCCGGCAACATCGCCGTATTTGACGATGCCGCCATCAGGTTTATTGACTTTGCGGTGGATTTCAGTGAGAAATTCAAACAAGATCACGAGCGGATTGCCAAAATGTATAAAGAAAGCCGGGAGTTTCTGGCAAATAAAAAACCCGGACAGCCCGATTCCGAAGACATCAAACATATCAAAGGGTTGATCCGGAGAGGCGAAGCCAAATCAGGCTGCAGATACTGCGGGATTCCCGACGAAAATGCCCATTTCCTCGATCTCCCTTTCTACGAAACCGGAACGGTAACCAAAAAACCACTTGGCGAAGAAGACATTCAGATTACCGTTGATCTTCTGAGAAAGATTAAACCTCACCAGATTTATGCTGCGGGCGACCTTTCTGATCCACATGGTACACACCGGGTATGTCTGGATGCTATATTCAGAGCGATTGAGCGGCTCAAACACGAAGACTGGATGAAAGACTGCTGGGTATGGCTATACCGCGGTGCATGGCAGGAATGGGGAATTGAAGATATCGAAATGGCTGTGCCAATCAGCCCCATTGAGCTGAGAAGGAAACGCAACGCGATATTCAAACATCAATCTCAAAAAGACAGCGCACTTTTCCCGGGATCTGACCCCCGCGAATTCTGGCAAAGAGCGGAAGACCGGAACCGCAGAACTGCCAAGATTTACGACGAACTGGGACTACCGGAATACGAAGCGATTGAAGCATTTGTCCGCTACAAGTTTTAA
- a CDS encoding DeoR/GlpR family DNA-binding transcription regulator: MLKEERHNFILEELRTKNKVLTFELSETLAVSEDTIRRDLKELSDQGQIKKVHGGAVSHSLNPYHYNDRAVYAHEEKILIAEKAKYLIKNQQVVFMDGGTTNLELARRLPLDLNATIITNSIPVASQLTEHPNIELVVVGGKILKSAQVTIGPEVIDAISGIRADLCFLGTRSIHHQIGISEIDWDETKVKRAMLNHANEIICLVIPDKIGTVQPYIIGETRQISTIVTTLDKKNITLSPFLEMGIEIL, translated from the coding sequence ATGCTTAAAGAAGAACGTCATAATTTTATTCTGGAAGAACTCCGGACCAAAAATAAGGTTCTTACTTTTGAATTGAGCGAAACCCTGGCAGTCTCTGAAGACACGATCCGCAGAGATCTGAAAGAACTTTCTGACCAGGGACAAATCAAAAAAGTGCACGGCGGGGCAGTTTCTCATTCGCTCAACCCTTACCATTACAACGACCGCGCGGTGTATGCCCATGAGGAAAAAATCCTGATTGCGGAAAAGGCAAAATACCTGATCAAAAATCAGCAGGTAGTATTTATGGACGGAGGGACGACGAATCTGGAATTAGCCCGTCGCCTCCCCCTGGACCTCAATGCAACAATTATCACGAATAGTATTCCTGTAGCATCTCAGCTTACCGAACACCCGAATATCGAACTGGTAGTAGTGGGCGGAAAAATATTAAAATCAGCGCAGGTCACCATCGGTCCCGAAGTGATTGATGCAATTTCAGGCATACGGGCAGACCTCTGTTTTCTGGGCACCCGCAGTATTCACCATCAGATCGGAATATCAGAAATTGACTGGGACGAAACGAAGGTCAAGCGCGCGATGCTAAACCACGCCAACGAAATCATTTGCCTGGTCATCCCCGACAAAATAGGCACTGTACAACCCTATATCATTGGAGAAACCCGGCAAATTTCCACCATTGTAACCACCCTTGACAAAAAAAATATTACGCTCTCTCCTTTCCTTGAAATGGGAATAGAAATCCTCTGA
- a CDS encoding serine hydrolase, giving the protein MRVCLIRCSFPVWVLFCFLGFSQPDFLSAQADPSPFQPWFAAARSEGVDSLMKALSADEKIGQLVWRSWTVPAEGPFTISDLVSSLKNWRLGGCLIVTDDYRKLSQISSQLSQSGRVPLLKGAASGAWGIPQAGNERFPSPEMIGAMADMRQVTVWANELAEKYHSAGIDFALPEVLDLKSNVSHTAFRNDAGRVSLFVNGLQEKGILPVAGVAPSDMDPDYMVQVKRGLGGIRSDMPTFSASTYRFEGLAIGDIRSQSAHAGEWLASGKDVILLNTDVATAFAQIKESLKAGKLTQAQIDEKCRKVLMVKQLTVSRNSPSARISHRMYRPMLPAIEFAAGALTLVRNDHSVIPFQNLGLHKFTSLVIGADAENVFQQTLGLYTSFHHQQIAADASAAPIEEVKQSLEETDRVVVGIFEGYENFSPSMKDFLQWLIQSEKVTIVVFTPISEIAGFTGLSHASSLLFTFQHSSVSQSVAAQLLFGGLAARGRMPVDAGDFCQGEGLSSMGGLRFTYTVPEAVGLDGQKLRQKLEAVINEGLDSMAFPGCQILVAKNNQVIFHQAYGYTTNQKTQQVDLNDLYDLASVSKISGALPVLMQMVDSGLLDVDKPLKTYFPYYDGSDKGEMIIRDMLAHQAGLPASIVFWKPAVKKNGSFKRHTFSRDSSELYPVRTTEFYYLYYNYWDKMYKTIRKAKLDVNQGYVYSDLGFLLYPEVIRLETGTDMETYLRENIYDPLGATNLTYNPWKKFPMSDIIPTENDTFFRHQLVHGFVHDESAAMFGGVTGNAGLFSNANDLAKLMQMYLQMGEYGGKRYISTSTMKEFSSYQFADRGNRRGLGFDKPLLKDREKGYCAIDASDSSFGHSGFTGTFTWADPENQLLIVFLSNRVNPTRLNRKTYSLDIYQRVHQAIYDVILGK; this is encoded by the coding sequence ATGCGTGTTTGTCTGATCCGTTGCTCATTCCCCGTATGGGTTTTGTTTTGTTTTCTGGGTTTTAGTCAGCCGGATTTTCTTTCGGCACAGGCTGACCCTTCGCCTTTTCAACCCTGGTTTGCTGCTGCCCGGTCGGAGGGGGTTGATTCGTTGATGAAGGCGCTCTCCGCTGATGAAAAAATCGGACAATTGGTCTGGCGTTCGTGGACCGTGCCTGCTGAAGGGCCTTTTACCATTTCTGATCTGGTATCTTCCCTAAAAAACTGGCGTTTAGGCGGCTGCCTGATCGTTACCGATGATTACCGAAAATTGAGCCAGATATCTTCTCAGCTCAGTCAGTCGGGACGGGTGCCCCTCCTGAAAGGTGCGGCGTCAGGTGCATGGGGAATCCCGCAGGCGGGCAATGAGCGCTTTCCCTCTCCGGAAATGATAGGGGCAATGGCTGATATGCGGCAGGTGACGGTTTGGGCAAATGAACTGGCCGAAAAATATCATTCTGCAGGCATTGACTTTGCCTTGCCTGAAGTCCTGGATTTGAAAAGTAATGTTTCTCATACTGCTTTTCGCAATGATGCCGGGCGTGTTTCTTTGTTTGTGAATGGCCTTCAGGAAAAGGGTATCCTGCCTGTTGCGGGAGTTGCGCCCTCAGATATGGATCCTGATTATATGGTCCAGGTCAAGCGGGGATTAGGTGGAATAAGGTCTGATATGCCCACATTTTCAGCTAGTACGTACCGGTTTGAAGGACTGGCAATCGGTGATATTCGCAGCCAATCGGCACATGCGGGAGAATGGCTGGCCTCCGGGAAGGATGTGATTTTGTTAAATACGGATGTCGCTACTGCTTTCGCCCAGATAAAAGAATCGCTAAAAGCCGGAAAACTTACCCAGGCACAAATTGACGAAAAGTGCCGTAAGGTCTTGATGGTCAAACAACTTACCGTTAGCAGAAATTCGCCTTCTGCCCGCATCTCTCATCGTATGTATCGTCCCATGCTTCCAGCCATTGAGTTTGCGGCGGGGGCTTTGACTTTAGTGCGCAACGATCATTCTGTGATTCCCTTTCAAAATCTGGGACTGCATAAATTCACTTCATTAGTCATTGGTGCGGACGCGGAAAATGTGTTCCAGCAAACGCTCGGACTCTACACCTCATTTCACCACCAACAGATTGCCGCTGATGCTTCTGCTGCACCTATCGAAGAAGTAAAGCAATCGCTGGAGGAGACAGATCGGGTAGTGGTGGGCATTTTTGAGGGATATGAGAACTTTTCTCCCTCCATGAAAGATTTTCTGCAATGGCTGATTCAATCTGAAAAAGTGACCATTGTTGTATTTACCCCAATCTCTGAGATTGCGGGCTTTACGGGTCTTTCCCATGCTTCTTCGTTGTTGTTTACCTTTCAGCATTCCTCCGTCAGTCAGTCGGTTGCTGCGCAGTTGTTGTTTGGCGGGCTCGCAGCAAGGGGTAGAATGCCGGTAGATGCGGGAGACTTTTGCCAGGGAGAAGGTCTTTCCTCGATGGGTGGTTTGCGGTTTACCTATACGGTTCCGGAAGCTGTCGGACTGGATGGCCAAAAACTCAGACAAAAACTTGAAGCCGTAATTAATGAAGGTCTCGACAGTATGGCTTTTCCCGGATGTCAGATTCTGGTCGCAAAAAATAATCAGGTGATCTTTCACCAGGCTTATGGTTATACAACCAATCAAAAAACACAACAGGTTGATCTGAATGACCTGTATGATCTCGCTTCTGTGTCCAAAATTTCGGGTGCACTACCGGTATTGATGCAAATGGTGGACAGCGGATTGCTGGATGTGGATAAGCCTTTGAAAACGTATTTTCCCTATTACGATGGATCTGACAAGGGCGAAATGATCATCAGGGATATGCTGGCTCATCAGGCAGGATTGCCTGCCTCTATTGTATTCTGGAAGCCGGCAGTTAAAAAGAACGGCTCTTTTAAAAGACATACATTCTCCCGGGATTCCTCCGAATTGTATCCTGTACGAACGACTGAGTTTTACTACCTCTATTACAATTACTGGGACAAAATGTATAAGACGATACGAAAAGCTAAGCTGGATGTCAATCAGGGATATGTGTACTCTGACCTGGGTTTTTTGCTTTATCCGGAGGTCATCAGGCTTGAAACAGGTACAGACATGGAAACGTATCTGCGCGAGAATATCTACGATCCTTTGGGTGCGACAAACCTCACATACAACCCATGGAAAAAATTCCCGATGTCAGATATTATCCCCACGGAAAATGACACCTTCTTCCGGCATCAGCTGGTTCATGGTTTTGTTCACGATGAGTCTGCGGCTATGTTTGGCGGAGTTACGGGGAATGCCGGCTTATTTTCCAATGCCAATGACCTGGCAAAACTTATGCAGATGTACCTCCAGATGGGGGAATATGGCGGAAAGCGGTACATTTCCACATCGACGATGAAAGAATTTTCCAGTTATCAGTTTGCCGACCGGGGAAATCGCCGGGGGCTGGGGTTTGATAAACCTTTGTTGAAAGACCGGGAAAAAGGTTACTGTGCGATAGACGCCAGTGATAGCAGTTTCGGGCATTCAGGGTTTACGGGTACTTTTACCTGGGCTGATCCTGAAAATCAGCTGTTGATTGTCTTTTTGTCCAACCGGGTAAATCCAACCCGCCTCAACCGAAAGACGTATTCACTGGATATTTATCAGCGGGTGCATCAGGCGATTTATGATGTAATCCTGGGTAAGTAG
- the yidD gene encoding membrane protein insertion efficiency factor YidD, translating into MKIIRNFFSWLMIMIVRFYQGAISPFTPATCRYVPTCSHYAVEAIQKHGPLKGGWMAIRRISRCHPWGGSGYDPVPEPEHHHGAGE; encoded by the coding sequence ATGAAAATAATAAGGAATTTTTTTTCCTGGTTGATGATCATGATCGTCCGGTTTTATCAGGGGGCGATTTCTCCCTTTACGCCGGCGACCTGCCGATATGTACCTACCTGTTCCCATTATGCGGTAGAGGCAATCCAAAAACACGGTCCGCTCAAAGGGGGATGGATGGCTATCCGGCGAATTTCCCGCTGTCATCCCTGGGGAGGCAGTGGGTATGATCCGGTTCCCGAGCCAGAACATCACCATGGGGCTGGCGAGTGA